Proteins encoded within one genomic window of Dromaius novaehollandiae isolate bDroNov1 unplaced genomic scaffold, bDroNov1.hap1 HAP1_SCAFFOLD_41, whole genome shotgun sequence:
- the LOC135326967 gene encoding olfactory receptor 14C36-like, whose protein sequence is MSNSSSINEFLLLAFSDTQELQLLHFLLFLGIYLAALLGNGLIITAIACNHSLHTPMYFFLLNLSILDLGTISTIVPKSMVNSLRDTRAISYSGCAAQVFCFFFLIAAEYCLLTVMAYDRFVAICRPLHYGTIMGSRACIQMAAAAWASGFLHALLHTGNTFSIPLCQGNTVDQFFCEVPQILKLSCSDSYLREVGLLVVSLCFSLGCFIFIVLSYVQIFSAVLRIPSEQGRHKAFSMCLPHLAVVSLCVSTAAFAYLKPPSISSPAVDLVVAVLYSVVPPAVNPLIYSMRNRELKEALKKLVQLVLFQQQ, encoded by the coding sequence atgtccaacagcagctccatcaatgaattcctcctcctggcattctctgacacacaggagctgcagctcttgcatttcttgctgttcctgggcatctacctggctgccctcctgggcaacggcctcatcatcacagccatagcctgcaaccacagcctccacacccccatgtacttcttcctcctcaacctctccatccttgacctgggcaccatctccaccaTTGTCCCCAAATCTATGGttaattccctgagggacaccagggccatttcctactcaggatgtgctgcccaggtcttttgcttcttctttttaattgcagCAGAGTATTgcctcctcacagtcatggcctatgaccgctttgttgccatctgcagacccctgcactacgggaccatcatgggcagcagagcttgtatccaaatggcagcagctgcctgggccagtggttttctccatgctctcctgcacactgggaacaccttttcaataccactctgccaaggcaacacagtggaccagttcttctgtgaagtgccccagatcctcaagctctcctgctctgactcctacctcagagaagttgggcttcttgtggttagtctttgtttctcgttggggtgtttcattttcattgtgctgtcctacgtgcagatcttcagtgctgtgctgaggatcccctctgagcagggccggcacaaagccttttccatgtgcctcccgcacctggccgtggtctccctgtgtgtcagcactgcagcgtttgcctacctgaagcccccctccatctcctccccagctgtggatctggtggtggctgttctgtactcggtggttcctccagcagtga